From a single Apium graveolens cultivar Ventura chromosome 2, ASM990537v1, whole genome shotgun sequence genomic region:
- the LOC141705849 gene encoding uncharacterized protein LOC141705849, translating to MLEVIFGWRKASKCKKLLRRVQCRLKLLKNKRSSILRHSRDDVAQLLRFGYDQNAFTRIENIIKDESMLAVYDLLEAFCEFIIINLPYIRKHRDCPNDIKEAVSTLVFASARCGDLPELRKLRNLFGKRYGQKNTKIALELLPGNLVNQTIKENLSMSSVTDDAKYKLMDEIASSLQVKPLALEYNSEWQQLETTNPESHSLTQLQESQSSDSETIPESGIYGRQSEYGGSELQALNVSKDEENEEGIKSPLVPYYSKQTFLTDGHKGRIYEDSTSEILSDQKPEKIVYLDDIEEFKYPTCKDENSIQDQRLFLFKSSNSARKKSEVWYEGDAELYSSVSVDKKTSSRSYMKNRKADGNKWRKRLHSWENRKANDVESAIYYGFFVNPNHQPYDRRDHPKKMQKKDSQKSFSTSDQHFESIVNNCSLENPCYICIGTDKEDSECPPLQHKRRIAAVERSPGLYNNPSSCNGVTIAKPRTLHNEKMCIDLLPGKQSCQAEKKTKGVSTLISQKETQQFYLRSITLPPKRPKEDQADGILRSNSFPFKQPADHWSNAPRIHPNLPDYDELAEHFITLKKAALQKQHQKKVVT from the exons ATGTTGGAAGTAATTTTTGGATGGAGAAAAGCATCTAAATG TAAGAAATTGCTCAGAAGGGTGCAGTGCCGCCTTAAACTGCTCAAGAACAAGAGAAGCTCGATTCTGCGCCATTCACGCGATGATGTTGCTCAGCTTCTCAGATTTGGCTATGATCAAAATGCCTTCACTCGG ATTGAGAATATTATTAAGGATGAAAGCATGTTGGCAGTGTATGATCTGTTGGAAGCTTTCTGTGAATTTATCATTATTAATCTTCCCTATATCCGAAAGCACAG GGACTGTCCTAATGACATTAAGGAGGCAGTGTCAACTCTTGTATTTGCATCTGCAAGATGTGGGGATCTGCCTGAGCTTCGCAAGCTTAGAAATCTGTTTGGCAAGCGTTATGGTCAGAAGAATACAAAGATTGCTCTTGAGTTACTTCCTGGAAATCTCGTGAACCAGACA ATCAAAGAAAATCTCTCCATGAGCTCAGTGACTGATGATGCTAAATATAAATTGATGGATGAAATAGCTAGCAGCCTTCAAGTGAAACCCTTGGCACTTGAGTACAATTCCGAGTGGCAGCAACTTGAAACAACGAATCCTGAAAGCCACAGCCTTACGCAACTTCAAGAAAGCCAAAGCAGTGACAGTGAAACAATTCCAGAAAGTGGCATTTATGGTAGGCAGAGCGAATATGGAGGCTCTGAATTACAGGCTTTGAATGTCAGCAAGGATGAAGAGAATGAAGAGGGAATTAAATCTCCACTAGTACCATATTACTCAAAGCAAACTTTTCTGACTGATGGACACAAAGGAAGAATATATGAAGATTCTACATCAGAAATTTTATCGGACCAAAAGCCAGAAAAAATCGTTTATCTAGATGATATCGAGGAGTTTAAGTATCCCACTTGCAAAGATGAAAATAGCATCCAAGATCAAAGACTTTTTCTGTTCAAATCATCTAATTCAGCAAGAAAGAAATCTGAAGTCTGGTATGAGGGAGATGCAGAGCTATATAGCTCAGTCTCAGTGGATAAGAAAACAAGCTCAAGAAGCTATATGAAGAACAGGAAGGCAGATGGGAATAAATGGAGGAAGAGATTGCATTCTTGGGAGAACAGAAAAGCTAACGATGTTGAATCTGCTATATATTATGGGTTTTTTGTAAATCCAAATCATCAGCCTTATGACCGCAGAGATCATCCCAAAAAGATGCAAAAGAAAGACAGTCAGAAATCGTTTAGTACATCAGACCAGCACTTTGAAAGTATAGTGAATAACTGCAGCTTGGAAAATCCTTGTTATATATGCATTGGTACTGACAAAGAGGATTCTGAATGCCCACCATTGCAGCATAAGAGGAGAATTGCAGCTGTGGAACGTTCTCCTGGGCTCTACAATAATCCAAGTTCCTGCAATGGAGTCACAATTGCCAAACCCAGGACATTGCACAACGAAAAGATGTGTATAGATCTTCTTCCTGGCAAACAATCATGTCAAGCGGAGAAGAAAACAAAAGGCGTTAGCACCTTGATTAGCCAGAAAGAAACTCAACAATTTTACTTGAGGTCCATAACATTGCCACCTAAAAGGCCTAAAGAAGATCAGGCTGACGGCATTCTCCGGTCAAATTCATTCCCATTTAAACAGCCAGCTGATCATTGGAGTAATGCACCTCGTATCCATCCCAATTTGCCTGACTACGATGAATTAGCAGAACACTTTATAACTCTCAAGAAAGCTGCATTGCAGAAACAGCACCAGAAGAAAGTAGTGACTTAG
- the LOC141707068 gene encoding expansin-B3-like, translated as MSNFCQLPLLLLLCSVIPFSAAAPLHRGASASHWLPATATWYGSPDGDGSDGGACGYGTMVDVKPYRARVGAVSPILFKGGEGCGACYKVRCLDRSICARRAVTVIITDECPGGYCSGGHTHFDLSGAAFGRLAVSGEHNQLRNRGVIPVTYRRTACKYPGKNIAFKVNEGSTDHWLSLLVEFEDGDGDLGSMHIKQAGSSEWLEMSHVWGASWCRNGGPLKGPFSVKVTTLATAKTLSARDVIPANWSPKATYTSRLNFFV; from the exons ATGTCTAACTTTTGCCAATTGCCTCTGCTCCTCCTCCTCTGTTCTGTCATTCCATTTTCTGCTGCGGCGCCTCTCCACCGAGGCGCCTCTGCCTCGCATTGGCTTCCTGCAACTGCCACCTGGTACGGGAGCCCGGATGGAGATGGAAGTGAtg GGGGTGCATGTGGGTACGGAACAATGGTGGATGTGAAGCCGTACAGGGCGAGAGTAGGGGCAGTGAGTCCGATTTTGTTCAAAGGTGGTGAAGGTTGTGGGGCTTGCTACAAGGTCAGGTGTTTGGACAGGTCTATTTGTGCTCGCAGAGCTGTCACAGTCATTATCACTGATGAATGTCCCGGTGGTTATTGCTCGGGTGGTCACACACACTTTGACCTTAGTGGAGCTGCATTTGGCCGCCTGGCTGTGTCCGGTGAACATAACCAGCTCCGCAACCGTGGTGTAATCCCCGTCACCTACCGCAG GACAGCATGTAAATATCCAGGGAAAAACATAGCATTCAAGGTGAACGAAGGATCGACTGATCATTGGCTTTCTCTTTTAGTTGAGTTTGAGGATGGTGATGGCGATCTCGGTTCCATGCATATTAAACAG GCAGGATCAAGCGAGTGGTTAGAGATGAGTCACGTATGGGGCGCAAGCTGGTGCAGAAATGGAGGACCCTTAAAAGGACCGTTTTCAGTGAAAGTAACTACTCTAGCAACCGCGAAAACGCTCTCTGCAAGAGATGTTATTCCGGCCAATTGGTCTCCCAAAGCTACTTACACCTCTCGCCTTAATTTCTTCGTCTAG